From a single Artemia franciscana chromosome 9, ASM3288406v1, whole genome shotgun sequence genomic region:
- the LOC136031562 gene encoding uncharacterized protein LOC136031562: protein MAQTFSTMFSGHMEQLRGEEYDSLISWIVEKCGQSDASRNDRKAMLIILSGWKIRKKSKVECEQCFRALGLWNYSSDVDPEPKRLSSEEWDKQKEEFIKEYSRVGTTEEYPAQDAERYEKEDDRIEKPNGSLKKNPRVELKVPEGSEKDIVSRVGTIEEYPVPDTEWYGKEEDQVLKSNGSIKETPRVELEVPEGSNEDDVNIVGTAKEYPAQDGERYGEEDEQVQKSDGSMKETSKVELEVSEESEKDDVRRIGTARACPAEDAERYEKEENQVEKLNASLKETTRVEMEAPDNDNASAQAAESQRPQNIDKPLDVNLLEEKPKLQSQTRKDSDSPMNKKKKMEEKPTLDPLAEHFPWCRWVFVGFGNVTEDVSPSWLQRIEVLTPLMIQDKIRRKSKSHSLEQAFIGYVLMKPIKRLVAS, encoded by the exons atggctcaaactttttctacaatgttttcaGGTCATATGGAACAACTTAggggg GAAGAATACGATAGCCTCATATCTTGGATAGTCGAGAAGTGTGGACAAAGTGACGCTTCAAGAAACGACAGAAAGGCAATGCTTATAATTTTAAGTGGCTGGAAGATACGAAAGAAGAGTAAGGTTGAATGTGAACAATGTTTTCGCGCACTTGGCCTCTGGAATTATTCATCTGATGTGGATCCAGAGCCGAAAAGGCTGTCATCAGAGGAATGGGATAAACAGAAAGAAGAGTTTATTAAGGAATATAGCAGAGTAGGAACAACTGAAGAATATCCCGCACAGGACGCAGAGAGGTATGAAAAAGAGGATGATCGGATAGAGAAACCCAatggaagcttgaaaaaaaacccACGAGTAGAGTTGAAAGTACCTGAAGGATCTGAAAAAGATATTGTTAGCAGAGTAGGAACAATTGAGGAATATCCTGTACCAGATACTGAGTGGTATGGAAAAGAAGAAGATCAGGTGCTGAAATCCAACGGGAGTATAAAAGAAACCCCGCGAGTTGagctggaagtgcctgaaggaTCTAACGAAGATGATGTAAACATAGTAGGAACAGCCAAGGAATATCCTGCACAAGATGGTGAGCGGTATGGAGAAGAAGATGAACAGGTGCAGAAATCCGATGGAAGCATGAAAGAAACCTCAAAAGTTGAGCTGGAAGTATCTGAAGAATCTGAAAAAGATGATGTGCGCAGAATAGGGACAGCCAGGGCATGTCCAGCAGAAGACGCTGAGCGgtatgaaaaagaagaaaaccagGTAGAAAAACTCAATGCAAGTTTAAAAGAAACCACGAGAGTTGAGATGGAAGCACCTGACAACGACAATGCTAGTGCTCAAGCTGCAGAGTCTCAAAGGCCCCAAAATATAGATAAACCTTTGGATGTGAACTTATTGGAAGAAAAACCGAAGTTACAATCACAAACTCGAAAAGATTCAGACTCACCtatgaataagaaaaagaagatgGAAGAAAAGCCCACGTTGGATCCATTAGCTGAACACTTTCCATGGTGTCGCTGGGTGTTCGTAGGCTTTGGGAACGTGACTGAGGATGTCTCTCCATCCTGGCTGCAAAGGATTGAGGTTCTTACGCCATTGATGATCCAAGATAAAATTCGCAGGAAATCGAAAAGTCAT